From the genome of Bubalus bubalis isolate 160015118507 breed Murrah chromosome 2, NDDB_SH_1, whole genome shotgun sequence, one region includes:
- the LOC102416240 gene encoding putative olfactory receptor 2B8 — translation MEQKNGSSFTGFILLGFSDRPQLELILLVILLIFYIFTLLGNTTIIALSYLDPHLHTPMYFFLSNLSFLDMCYTTSIVPQFLFNLSGADKSISFGGCVVQMYISLGLGCTECILLGVMAIDRYAAVCRPLHYTVIMHPRLCALMASASWVTGFAISLLQTVLIFLLPLCGRNKLDHFLCEIPPFLKLACVDTTMNVYVTFFGSVVILLTPVSLIMFSYGRIVRAVLRIKSTAGQRKAFGTCGSHLTVVSLFFGTAISVYFRPSSSDSQDQDKFMSLFYTVIIPMTNPLIYTLRNRDVKGAMKKVLWKDSDSR, via the coding sequence ATGGAACAGAAAAATGGAAGTTCCTTCACTGGGTTTATCCTATTAGGTTTCTCTGACAGGCCTCAACTTGAGCTCATCCTCTTGGTAATTCTTTTGATCTTCTACATCTTCACTTTGTTGGGAAACACAACCATCATTGCATTGTCCTACTTGGACCCACATCTTCACACCCCGATGTACTTTTTCCTCTCTAACCTGAGCTTTCTGGACATGTGCTACACCACCAGCATCGTTCCCCAGTTCCTATTTAATCTCAGTGGAGCAGACAAATCCATCTCCTTTGGTGGTTGTGTAGTTCAAATGTACATCTCTCTGGGTTTGGGATGTACAGAATGTATTCTCCTAGGAGTTATGGCAATTGACCGTTATGCGGCTGTTTGCAGGCCCCTTCACTACACGGTAATCATGCACCCCCGTCTGTGTGCCCTGATGGCTTCTGCTTCGTGGGTCACTGGTTTTGCCATCTCCTTATTGCAGACAGTGCTCATCTTCCTTTTACCACTTTGTGGGAGAAATAAATTAGACCATTTCCTTTGCGAGATCCCTCCTTTTCTCAAACTTGCCTGTGTTGACACCACCATGAATGTGTATGTGACCTTCTTTGGCAGTGTCGTCATTCTTCTCACACCTGTTTCATTAATCATGTTCTCCTATGGTCGGATTGTCCGGGCGGTCTTAAGAATAAAGTCCACTGCAGGGCAGAGAAAAGCATTTGGCACATGTGGATCCCACCTCACAGTGGTCTCCCTGTTCTTTGGCACAGCCATCTCTGTGTATTTTCGGCCCAGCAGCAGCGACTCCCAGGATCAGGACAAGTTCATGTCTCTCTTCTACACTGTCATTATCCCCATGACCAACCCCCTCATATATACGCTGAGGAACAGGGATGTGAAGGGAGCGATGAAGAAGGTGCTTTGGAAGGACTCTGACTCCAGATGA